In Brassica rapa cultivar Chiifu-401-42 chromosome A06, CAAS_Brap_v3.01, whole genome shotgun sequence, a single window of DNA contains:
- the LOC103874072 gene encoding protein LIKE COV 3 — METRERDLERLIPMHKSGEVVLSVPPSPLASPIHVAGREAVYKVIRSWASKKFMTGCVILLPIAVTFYFTWWFIHFVDGFFSPIYTHLGINMFGLGFVTSITFIFVVGVFMSSWLGASFLSIGEWFIKKMPLISYIYSASKQISGAISPDHSSGAFKEVAIIRHPHRGEYAFGFITSTVILRGRAGGEELCCVYVPTNHLYLGDIFLISSKDIIRPNLSVREGIEIVISGGMSIPEILTTLDAETIHRTVAGSFAIPQV; from the exons atggaaacAAGGGAGAGAGATCTGGAGCGGCTGATTCCGATGCATAAGTCCGGAGAGGTCGTTCTCTCGGTTCCGCCGTCTCCTCTTGCTTCGCCCATTCACGTCGCCGGAAGAGAG GCGGTTTACAAAGTCATCCGAAGCTGGGCCTCCAAAAAGTTCATGACCGGATG tGTCATTCTTCTTCCAATCGCCGTCACATTCTACTTCACATGGTGGTTTATTCATTTCGTTGACGGTTTCTTCTCCCCAATCTACACTCATCTCGGAATCAATATGTTCG GTCTTGGGTTTGTGACATCCATAACATTCATCTTTGTGGTTGGTGTCTTCATGTCCTCATGGCTAGGAGCTTCATTTCTCAGCATCGGAGAATGGTTTATCAAGAAAATGCCTCTCATCAGCTACATCTACTCAGCTTCTAAACAAATCAGCGGAGCTATCTCCCCAG ATCACAGCTCAGGTGCATTCAAGGAGGTAGCCATTATCAGGCATCCTCATAGGGGAGAATACGCTTTTGGATTCATTACATCGACTGTGATTCTCCGAGGCCGTGCTGGTGGAGAAGAGCTCTGCTGTGTCTATGTCCCCACTAATCATCTTTACCTTGGAGACATTTTCCTCATTAGCTCAAAGGACATCATAAGGCCTAATCTCTCTGTCCGTGAAGGCATAG AAATAGTCATATCTGGTGGCATGTCAATCCCAGAGATACTAACAACGCTGGACGCCGAGACTATTCACAGGACTGTAGCaggaagctttgctattccacAAGTGTAA